GCACGTCGAGTCCATCGCCTGAAATATGGAAAGGGCCCCATGCTCTCGCCGCCCATCCCCTGTGGGAGCGTAGATGCGCGGATGCTGCGGCCTGCAGCCTCCGGCCTGCCGCAACGCGAGATACGAGCCGTAGGATGGGCTTTAGCCCATGCCGAACGGGACCGAGCGCGAAGTCGCAAGTGTCCAGTGCGAAACGTAGATACGCGGATGCTACGCCCTCCAGCCTATAGCCTCCTGTCTGCGGTAGCCCGAGATACGACCAACACAGGCTGGAGACGGGAGGCCGCAGGCCGTAGGCTATTGGCCGGAGGCTCTCCCCGGTCAGGCAACTGCCCCCGTCGGTTTCCAAGCCGTTGAGTTGTACTTTGGGGGCGGACCACCATGGCGAGACCCCAATGGCTCCCCCTCGGCGCAAGGATTTACTCTGCGGCGTGTCGGCAGGGGCTCTTTACGAGTCCGACCGCCGTTGGTAGAATCGTAGTATGAACTGGAAAGACTACATTTCGGCCGATTCCGACGTCCTCGGCGGCAAACCGACGGTCAAGGGCACGCGAATCTCCGTCGAGTTCATCATCCAGCGTCTCGCCGAAGGCTGGACTGAGACGCAGTTGCTGGAGAACTACCCGAGACTGACGCCGACGCACCTCCAGGCAGTGTTTGCCTACGTACAGGAATGCATCGAAGATGGCTCGCTGATCA
The Anaerobaca lacustris DNA segment above includes these coding regions:
- a CDS encoding DUF433 domain-containing protein, coding for MNWKDYISADSDVLGGKPTVKGTRISVEFIIQRLAEGWTETQLLENYPRLTPTHLQAVFAYVQECIEDGSLISPSPKTA